The region TATTTACTAGTTATATCATCCGCAATCGCCTGAATCTCGAGACGTTCTTCGAACCAATCATAGACTTTATTGAGATAGGCGAAACCCCCCCTCAGAACCGTATATGAGACTTTCATCTCGTACAGCTCAAGCAAAAAcacctaataaaaaaaagaatagtcAGATATGGAATAGAAAGTTTGAAACTTCTTAATTTCCCATTCAATCTTCTCTAAATGTACGAAAGGAGAAAAGATATGAAAGCTCTTCTTTGTGGTGATAATACCAAAATATCAAGTTGGCTCAACcgtctttatttttattctattcttACGGGCCTCTTGAATCTTCTCTTTacctatttattttttttatttgtttttgtctcTAATAAggctttttcctttctttattattgatttaatagGAATTCTCTTGTTAAGACCCTATGAATTGATTAAAACCTCAGATTCATACTCGAACCACGacgatttaataaaaaatcctAAGCTAACCCGAGGATTCTCCGAGTAAGAACCCTCGGTTGATCACGTATTTCATGAATTAGATAAAAtgactaaaaaaaaagaaagatttttcttttttcaaacGGGTTGCATTTTTTTTGCCGCCGGATACGAGGTCAAATATTCAGTATGAATCAtagttcaaatatttattaatctaGTTCATATAGTTCGTGTTCCAGATACTTGAATAAATATCCGACGAAGTAGAACCATCTTTATCAAGGTGACAGATCTAGCCTCTGTACTATCAATAGAATCAATTATAACAAGTCACACACTCATATTCCGGAAATacagaaagaaataaattccACGATCGAACtaccaaaatagaataagCCATTAAATTGAGTTctaacttatttattttttattcaaaaataaaaaaagctaGGACTTTGTAATTCTTATAGATTTAATTCATTGAAATTCCATCCAATAAAACGGAAGAATTATAAATCTCCAAAATAATAGATAGAAATACCGCAAATAGAGCCATTGCGACACCCATCAATGGAGTCGTTCCCCACCCGGGAGCTACTTTACCATATTCCGAATTCAATGGTTTTAATAAACTCCCTACATTAGTTCGTCTTGGACCCGATCTAGAACTGTTCTCAACAGTTTGTGTAGCCATAAATCCTATTCTATTCATTGAGATCTGTTGACTTTGTATACGATTCTGTTGTAAATAAACGATCTTATGATAGATACGTTGGGGtcttgaaattatataatcataATGGAAACAGCAACCCTAGTCGCCATTTTTATATCTGGTTTACTTGTAAGTTTTACCGGGTACGCCTTATATACCGCTTTTGGGCAACCTTCTCAACAACTAAGAGATCCATTCGAGGAACACGGGGACTAGTTGAAGTAATGAGCCTCCCAATGCTGGGAGGCTCATTACTTCAATGGAGataatgaaaaatcattttactttttagttggAACTTTAGGCGGTTCTCGAAAAAAAATAGCGAAAAAAATGATCCCTAGAGTCGAGACTAAAAGGAATGTATAAACCAATGCTTCCATAAATTCGATCGTGGTTTACAATTATAGCTTTCCTACTTgttcgtttttttttcattttctttttgggaatCATCTTGAAagagcaaaaataaaaaagcgATGATTCAACTTAACTCCGGTACTCTATGTAAAATCcccccaaaaagaaaatagcaaaaatagAAGGGGAAAATGCCAAAGTGGTCTTGTATCAGACTGCCTGTCTTCTTGTAGTTGGATCCCCAAGTTTTTGGAATGCGCCAAATTCTACTTGAGCATCCAAATCGGGGTCAATGCCGGCAAAAACATCTCTGAACAAGGTTCTAGCACCATGCCAAATGTGtccgaagaagaagagcaaAGCAAACGAAGCATGCCCAAAAGTAAACCAACCCCTTGGACTGCTACGAAAAACACCATCGGATTTCAAAGTCGCACGATctaattcaaaaatttcacCCAATTGAGCACGTCTAGCATATTTTTTCACAGTAGCAGGATCACTATAACTGACTCCATTAAGTTCGCCACCATAAAACTCAACGGTTACACCTACTTGTTCAACACTATACTTAGATTCTGCCCTTCTAAAAGGCACATCCGCTCTAACAATCCCGTCGCCGTCTACCAAAACGACTGGAAATGTTTCAAAAAAGGTGGGCATACGACGTACAAAAAGCTCACGCCCTTCTTTATCTCTAAAGATAGGATGTCCTAACCATCCTACCGCTATTCCATCTCCGTTATCCATTGAGCCTGCCCTGAATAATCCTCCTTTTGCCGGATTATTGCCgatataatcataaaaagcTAATTTTTCAGGAATTTTAGACCAGGCTTCTGATAAACTTTGATTTTCGGCTAGCCCGGCGCTAACTCTTCGATATATCTCTTGCTGGAAATAACCCTGATCCCATTGATAACGAGTGGGACCAAACAATTCGATGGGAGTAGTTGCTGAACCATACCACATAGTTCCAGCAACAACAAAAGCTGCAAAAAAGACAGCTGCGATACTACTGGAGAGTACAGTTTCAATATTTCCCATACGTAATCCTTTGTATAGACGTTGTGGCGGTCGAACGCTAAGATGGAATAGACCCGCTAATATGCCCAGTGTACCTGCTGCAATATGATGAGAAGCTATTCCTCCCGGAACAAAAGGATCAAAACCTTCCACGCCCCACGACGGATTTACAGGCTGTACTCTTCCCGTTAGTCCATAAGGATCGGACACCCATATTCCAGGGCCGTACAGACCTGTTACATGAAATGCACCAAAACCAAAGCAAGCCAACCCGgagagaaataaatgaattcCAAAGATCTTGGGCAAATCCAAAGAGGGTTTTCCTGTACGTTCATCAGAAAAGATTTCTAGATCCCAATAGACCCAATGCCAGATAGCTGCCAAAAAGCATAAGCCAGAAAACACAATATGTGCCCCAGCTACACCTTCGTAACTCCAAATCCCCGGATTCGTTACAGTTCCTCCTGTGATACTCCAACCGCCCCATGAATTGGTTATTCCTAAACGAGTCATGAAGGGTATAACGAACATACCCTGTCTCCACATTGGATCAAGAATAGGGTCAGAAGGATCAAAAACTGCTAATTCATACAAAGCCATCGAGCCCGCCCAACCAGCAACCAGAGCTGTATGCATTATATGAACGGAAAGCAACCGGCCGGGATCATTCAATACAACGGTATGAACACGATACCAAGGCAAACCCATGGAAAATACCCCTTTATCGAAGAAAAATAGACACTACGTAACTTTATTGCATTGGAAAGGTTATACTATGACTATCCTATAGACTTCCCCTGTTAAGTAGATTACTTCCTAACAAGGGTTAGGATTCTATATTCTATTCGTAATAATGGAAGAATTCTGTTCGTAAGAACAAAGAGAAGCAGATTTATTCTATACTCGATAAGTACCA is a window of Salvia hispanica cultivar TCC Black 2014 unplaced genomic scaffold, UniMelb_Shisp_WGS_1.0 HiC_scaffold_510, whole genome shotgun sequence DNA encoding:
- the LOC125199450 gene encoding photosystem II CP47 reaction center protein, with protein sequence MGLPWYRVHTVVLNDPGRLLSVHIMHTALVAGWAGSMALYELAVFDPSDPILDPMWRQGMFVIPFMTRLGITNSWGGWSITGGTVTNPGIWSYEGVAGAHIVFSGLCFLAAIWHWVYWDLEIFSDERTGKPSLDLPKIFGIHLFLSGLACFGFGAFHVTGLYGPGIWVSDPYGLTGRVQPVNPSWGVEGFDPFVPGGIASHHIAAGTLGILAGLFHLSVRPPQRLYKGLRMGNIETVLSSSIAAVFFAAFVVAGTMWYGSATTPIELFGPTRYQWDQGYFQQEIYRRVSAGLAENQSLSEAWSKIPEKLAFYDYIGNNPAKGGLFRAGSMDNGDGIAVGWLGHPIFRDKEGRELFVRRMPTFFETFPVVLVDGDGIVRADVPFRRAESKYSVEQVGVTVEFYGGELNGVSYSDPATVKKYARRAQLGEIFELDRATLKSDGVFRSSPRGWFTFGHASFALLFFFGHIWHGARTLFRDVFAGIDPDLDAQVEFGAFQKLGDPTTRRQAV